In one window of Prevotella fusca JCM 17724 DNA:
- a CDS encoding YceD family protein: protein MDLETLKIDLKGLEEGVSHLEFDLDDTYFKAVDAPEVSQGSVHVSLDIVRTGNDFFTLDFHEAGAVMVSCDVCLDQMEQPIETTQRLEVRFGTENSEEDDLVTVAEDEGILDVTWYLYEFIALAIPIKHVHAPGKCNPAMVRALEEYSAARSGEEDEQVMDPRWEALLKLKE, encoded by the coding sequence ATGGACTTAGAAACCCTTAAAATAGACTTGAAAGGTCTGGAAGAAGGTGTAAGTCACCTTGAGTTCGACCTGGATGATACTTACTTTAAGGCAGTTGACGCTCCTGAAGTGAGTCAGGGCAGTGTGCATGTATCTCTTGATATTGTGCGCACTGGAAATGATTTCTTTACCCTCGACTTCCATGAGGCAGGCGCGGTAATGGTTTCGTGCGACGTCTGTCTTGACCAGATGGAGCAGCCCATAGAGACAACACAGCGTCTCGAAGTTAGATTTGGAACAGAAAACTCAGAAGAGGATGACCTTGTGACGGTGGCCGAGGACGAAGGAATACTCGATGTTACATGGTACCTCTACGAATTCATTGCTCTCGCAATCCCTATCAAGCATGTGCATGCACCTGGAAAATGCAACCCTGCTATGGTACGAGCTCTCGAGGAGTATTCTGCCGCCCGAAGCGGTGAGGAAGACGAGCAGGTGATGGATCCGCGCTGGGAAGCTCTATTAAAATTGAAAGAATAA
- the rpmF gene encoding 50S ribosomal protein L32, giving the protein MAHPKRRQSKTRTLKRRTHDKAVAPTLAVCPNCGAYYVYHTVCPTCGYYRGKVAVVKETAE; this is encoded by the coding sequence ATGGCACATCCAAAAAGAAGACAGTCAAAGACTCGTACACTCAAGAGAAGAACTCACGATAAGGCAGTAGCTCCTACATTGGCAGTATGCCCTAACTGTGGTGCTTATTATGTTTACCACACAGTTTGCCCAACTTGTGGTTACTATCGTGGCAAGGTTGCTGTCGTAAAGGAAACAGCTGAGTAA
- a CDS encoding beta-ketoacyl-ACP synthase III yields the protein MSNINAIITGVAGYVPDYVLNNEELSRMVDTNDEWITTRTGIKERRILTEEGLGTSYMARKAAKLLLKKTGADPDSIDAVIVATTTPDYPHPSTASIVLGKLGLKNAFAFDFAAACCGFMYAFDVACNMIQSGRHKRIIVIGADKMSALTDYRDRATCPLFGDGAGAVMVEGTTEEGVGLIDSYHRTDGKGLPFLHVKAGGSVCPSSRFTVDHRLHYTYQEGRTVFRYAVTAMGDDCDTLLERNGLTQDDIDYVVCHQANLRIIEAVAKRIGVPAEKVLVNIQRYGNTSAACMPLVLWDFESQLKKGDNLIFTGFGAGFVNGATYYKWAYDGDSVAVKK from the coding sequence ATGAGTAATATCAATGCGATTATAACAGGTGTCGCAGGTTACGTGCCTGACTATGTCCTCAACAACGAGGAACTGTCTCGCATGGTTGATACCAATGACGAGTGGATTACCACCCGTACAGGTATCAAGGAACGCCGCATCCTCACAGAAGAAGGACTCGGTACTTCCTATATGGCACGCAAGGCAGCCAAACTTCTGCTGAAGAAGACGGGTGCTGACCCTGACAGTATTGATGCTGTCATCGTTGCCACAACGACCCCTGACTATCCGCATCCTTCAACAGCTTCCATCGTTTTGGGCAAGCTGGGTCTGAAGAATGCTTTCGCATTTGACTTTGCTGCTGCATGTTGTGGATTCATGTATGCTTTCGATGTTGCCTGCAACATGATTCAGAGCGGTCGTCACAAGCGTATCATCGTTATCGGTGCTGACAAGATGTCGGCACTTACCGATTATCGTGATCGTGCAACGTGTCCGCTCTTCGGTGATGGTGCGGGTGCTGTGATGGTAGAAGGTACAACCGAAGAAGGCGTTGGTTTGATTGATTCTTATCATCGTACTGACGGCAAGGGACTTCCTTTCCTCCATGTCAAGGCGGGTGGTTCTGTATGTCCTTCATCCCGTTTTACAGTTGACCATCGTCTGCATTACACTTATCAGGAGGGTCGCACAGTCTTCCGTTATGCTGTAACGGCAATGGGAGACGATTGTGATACACTGTTGGAACGCAATGGATTGACGCAGGATGACATTGATTATGTAGTCTGTCATCAGGCTAACCTGCGCATCATTGAGGCAGTTGCAAAGCGGATTGGAGTCCCAGCTGAGAAGGTCTTGGTAAATATCCAGCGTTATGGTAATACCAGTGCTGCTTGTATGCCGCTCGTTCTCTGGGACTTCGAGTCACAGCTGAAGAAGGGTGACAACCTCATCTTCACTGGCTTCGGAGCTGGCTTCGTTAATGGTGCCACTTACTACAAGTGGGCATATGACGGAGATTCTGTAGCGGTTAAGAAATAA
- the era gene encoding GTPase Era: MHKAGFVNIVGNPNVGKSTLMNQLVGEKLSIATFKAQTTRHRIMGIVNTGDSQIVFSDTPGVLKPNYKMQEMMLQFSESALADADVLLYVTDVVENPEKNMDFLEKVSKMTIPVILLINKIDESDQKMLGDLVTKWHGLLPNAEILPISAKNKFGTDILLKRVHELLPESPAFFDKDQLTDKPARFFVSEIIREKILRYYDKEIPYSVEVVVERFKEDDRQIHINAIIYVERSSQKGIIIGHQGMALKKVSTEARKSLERFFDKKIFLETFVKVDKDWRNSQKELNNFGYNPE, translated from the coding sequence ATGCACAAGGCAGGATTTGTAAATATCGTTGGTAATCCGAATGTCGGTAAGAGTACGCTGATGAATCAACTCGTCGGTGAGAAGCTCAGTATTGCTACATTCAAGGCACAGACAACACGCCATCGTATTATGGGAATTGTCAATACAGGGGATTCTCAGATAGTCTTTTCGGACACGCCAGGCGTACTGAAACCAAACTATAAGATGCAGGAGATGATGCTCCAGTTCTCTGAGTCAGCCTTGGCTGATGCCGATGTCCTGCTTTATGTAACGGATGTCGTTGAGAACCCGGAGAAGAATATGGACTTCCTTGAGAAGGTCTCAAAGATGACAATCCCTGTCATTCTTCTTATCAATAAGATTGACGAGAGTGACCAGAAGATGCTTGGCGACCTTGTGACGAAGTGGCATGGGCTGCTTCCTAATGCTGAGATTCTTCCCATATCGGCTAAGAATAAGTTTGGTACCGATATTCTTCTGAAGCGTGTCCATGAACTGTTGCCGGAGAGTCCGGCATTCTTCGACAAGGACCAGCTGACAGACAAGCCGGCAAGGTTCTTCGTGTCAGAGATTATCCGTGAGAAGATTCTACGCTATTACGACAAGGAAATTCCTTATTCTGTTGAGGTTGTCGTTGAGCGTTTCAAGGAAGATGACCGTCAGATTCACATCAATGCAATCATTTATGTGGAGCGTAGCAGTCAGAAGGGTATCATCATCGGACATCAGGGAATGGCACTCAAGAAGGTGTCTACTGAGGCACGCAAGAGTCTGGAGCGGTTCTTTGATAAGAAGATATTTCTTGAGACTTTCGTAAAAGTGGATAAGGACTGGCGCAACTCGCAGAAGGAACTGAATAATTTTGGGTATAACCCGGAGTAA
- the der gene encoding ribosome biogenesis GTPase Der — protein sequence MANLVAIVGRPNVGKSTLFNRLTQTRHAIVSDTAGTTRDRQYGKCQWNGREFSVVDTGGWVVKSDDIFEDAIRKQVLVATEEADLVLFVVDTETGITDWDEDVALILRRTKLPVLLVANKVDNSGEYYQAAEFYKLGLGEPICISAATGGGTGDLLDILLEKMKDVPDETVELDIPRFAVVGRPNAGKSSIINAFIGEDRNIVTEIAGTTRDSIYTRYTKFGFDFYLVDTAGIRRKNKVTEDLEFYSVMRSIRSIENSDVCILMLDATRGIEAQDMNIFQLIQRNNKSLVVVVNKWDLVEDKNQKVIDTFENAIRKRMAPFVDFPIIFASALTKQRIFKVLETAKEVYQNRTIHIGTTKLNEVMLPIIEATPPQSVKGKYIKIKYCSQLPNTQIPSFVFYANLPQYVKEQYRRFLENKIRENWNLHGCPINVFIRQK from the coding sequence ATGGCAAATTTAGTAGCTATCGTGGGACGCCCGAACGTAGGTAAGTCCACACTTTTCAATCGATTAACCCAGACACGTCATGCAATTGTAAGCGATACTGCAGGTACAACACGTGACCGTCAGTATGGTAAGTGTCAGTGGAACGGACGTGAGTTCTCCGTTGTTGACACTGGCGGATGGGTTGTCAAGTCAGATGATATCTTTGAAGATGCAATCCGCAAGCAGGTGCTTGTGGCAACTGAAGAGGCGGATCTCGTGCTCTTTGTGGTTGATACAGAAACGGGTATTACCGACTGGGATGAGGATGTTGCGCTGATTCTTCGTCGCACCAAGCTCCCTGTACTTCTCGTTGCCAATAAGGTTGATAACAGTGGTGAGTATTATCAGGCAGCTGAGTTCTATAAACTCGGACTGGGAGAACCAATCTGTATCAGTGCTGCTACGGGTGGTGGTACGGGTGATTTGCTCGATATTCTGCTCGAAAAGATGAAGGATGTACCTGATGAGACAGTGGAACTGGACATCCCTCGCTTTGCAGTCGTAGGTCGTCCTAACGCAGGTAAGTCAAGTATTATCAATGCCTTCATCGGTGAGGACCGTAACATTGTGACAGAGATTGCAGGAACAACGCGCGATAGTATCTATACCCGTTACACCAAGTTCGGCTTCGATTTCTATCTGGTTGATACCGCCGGTATCCGCCGTAAGAACAAGGTAACCGAAGACTTGGAGTTCTATAGTGTCATGCGTTCCATCCGAAGCATCGAGAATTCTGATGTCTGCATCCTGATGCTGGATGCAACACGTGGTATTGAGGCGCAGGATATGAACATCTTTCAGCTCATACAGCGTAACAACAAGAGCCTTGTTGTCGTTGTGAACAAGTGGGACTTGGTGGAAGACAAGAACCAGAAGGTTATCGATACCTTTGAGAATGCTATCCGTAAGCGCATGGCACCGTTCGTTGACTTCCCAATCATTTTTGCTTCTGCACTGACCAAGCAGCGTATTTTCAAGGTTTTGGAGACGGCAAAAGAGGTTTATCAGAACCGCACGATACATATTGGTACAACGAAGCTGAACGAGGTGATGCTTCCTATTATTGAGGCAACGCCGCCACAGTCAGTGAAGGGAAAGTACATTAAAATCAAGTATTGCTCACAGCTACCTAATACACAGATTCCTTCTTTCGTTTTCTATGCGAACCTCCCACAGTACGTCAAGGAGCAGTATCGCCGTTTCCTGGAGAACAAGATACGTGAGAACTGGAACCTGCACGGCTGTCCGATTAACGTGTTCATCCGTCAGAAGTAG
- a CDS encoding ABC transporter ATP-binding protein — protein sequence MIEVKHLYKSFGNKEVLKDINTVFEDGKTNLIIGQSGAGKTVLMRSLTGLLDPTKGEVLYDGRNFVNLTKKEKILMRREMGMIFQGAALFDSLTVLENVRFPLDMFSDMTSQERDKRAMECLERVNLTGAEEKFPGEISGGMQKRVAIARAIVMNPKYLFCDEPNSGLDPKTSLVIDELLTSITREFNMTTIINTHDMNSVMGIGENIIFIADGKKEWQGDKDSVISSQNKKLNDLVFASDLFKKVKSMEKNKTTL from the coding sequence ATGATTGAAGTAAAACATCTCTATAAATCATTCGGCAATAAAGAAGTGCTGAAGGATATAAACACCGTTTTTGAAGACGGAAAAACAAACCTCATCATCGGACAGAGCGGTGCAGGAAAGACTGTTCTGATGCGTTCGCTCACTGGTCTGCTCGACCCGACAAAGGGCGAGGTACTCTATGACGGACGTAACTTTGTCAACCTGACAAAGAAAGAGAAGATTCTCATGCGTCGTGAGATGGGAATGATTTTCCAGGGTGCAGCTCTCTTCGACTCGCTTACCGTGCTGGAAAACGTGCGTTTCCCTTTGGATATGTTCTCGGACATGACCTCACAGGAACGTGACAAAAGGGCTATGGAATGCCTTGAGCGTGTAAACCTGACCGGCGCCGAAGAGAAGTTCCCCGGTGAGATTTCGGGCGGTATGCAGAAGCGTGTTGCCATTGCAAGAGCCATCGTTATGAATCCGAAATATCTTTTCTGTGACGAGCCTAACTCCGGACTGGACCCAAAAACCTCATTGGTCATCGACGAACTGCTGACAAGTATCACACGTGAGTTCAATATGACAACCATCATCAACACCCACGACATGAACTCGGTGATGGGCATTGGTGAAAATATCATCTTCATTGCTGACGGCAAGAAAGAATGGCAAGGCGACAAGGACTCCGTAATCTCGTCCCAGAACAAGAAACTGAACGACCTTGTCTTCGCCTCTGACCTCTTCAAGAAAGTCAAGAGCATGGAAAAAAACAAGACTACATTATAA
- a CDS encoding four helix bundle protein: MFYYPQTYSFEKIIAWQKAHSFVLCVYKVTKLFPSEEKFGLTSQFRRAAVSIEADIAEEYKKLGRQDKLRFMNIAQGSSEECRDYIILSRDLEYIYMEQYQQLHNKIEEASKLLNAYCRGIANNHAMTD, translated from the coding sequence ATGTTCTACTATCCTCAAACATATAGTTTTGAAAAAATAATTGCATGGCAGAAAGCTCATAGCTTTGTTCTTTGTGTATATAAAGTAACGAAACTATTTCCTTCTGAGGAAAAGTTTGGACTAACGTCTCAGTTCCGAAGAGCAGCCGTATCTATCGAAGCTGACATAGCAGAAGAATATAAGAAACTGGGGCGACAAGATAAATTACGTTTTATGAACATTGCACAAGGAAGTTCAGAGGAGTGTAGAGACTATATTATCTTATCACGAGATTTAGAATATATATACATGGAGCAGTATCAACAGCTTCACAATAAGATTGAAGAAGCAAGTAAGTTGCTCAATGCATATTGCCGTGGTATTGCCAATAACCATGCTATGACAGATTAG
- a CDS encoding MlaE family ABC transporter permease, whose product MLIFKWLNTFGNYLILMGRSLSRPERMRMFLKRYIKEMSQLGVDSIGIVLLISFFIGAVICIQIKLNVQSPWMPHWVSGYVTREIMLLEFSSSIMCLILSGKVGSNIASELGTMRVTQQIDALEIMGINSASYLILPKILGLITIMPFLVIFSAATGIVGAYATAYIAHIITPIDLTAGLQHDFNSWFMWMSIIKGFFFAFIISSVSSYMGYTVNGGSVEVGKASTDAVVCSSVLILFSDVFLTQLLS is encoded by the coding sequence ATGCTTATCTTCAAGTGGCTGAACACATTCGGCAATTATCTTATACTGATGGGACGATCACTCAGTCGCCCTGAGAGAATGAGGATGTTCCTGAAACGCTATATCAAGGAGATGTCACAGCTGGGTGTTGATTCCATCGGCATCGTCCTACTCATCTCCTTCTTCATCGGTGCCGTTATATGTATACAGATAAAACTCAACGTGCAGAGCCCCTGGATGCCGCATTGGGTATCGGGTTATGTAACACGCGAGATTATGCTTCTGGAGTTCTCCAGCAGTATCATGTGTCTTATCCTGTCGGGCAAGGTGGGTTCAAACATTGCATCTGAGTTAGGAACGATGCGCGTGACACAACAGATTGATGCCTTGGAGATTATGGGTATCAACTCTGCCAGTTACCTCATCCTCCCCAAAATACTGGGACTCATTACCATTATGCCGTTCCTTGTCATCTTCTCGGCAGCAACCGGTATCGTCGGTGCATACGCTACGGCATACATCGCACACATCATCACCCCCATAGACCTTACCGCAGGACTGCAGCACGACTTCAACTCATGGTTCATGTGGATGAGTATCATCAAGGGATTCTTCTTCGCCTTTATCATCTCAAGCGTATCCTCATATATGGGCTATACGGTGAATGGCGGAAGTGTTGAAGTGGGCAAGGCTTCCACGGATGCAGTAGTCTGCTCAAGCGTGCTAATTCTCTTCAGCGATGTATTCCTCACACAGTTGTTGAGTTAA
- the lptB gene encoding LPS export ABC transporter ATP-binding protein, producing the protein MVSVKFIIMLDLQKEKDNAEFDKIVVRPEGEGSILRTDRLVKRYGKRTVANGVSINVKQGEIVGLLGPNGAGKTTSFYMTTGLVVPNEGHVYIDDQEITNFPVYKRARAGIGYLPQEASVFRKMSVEDNIMSVLEMTKLSKQERIDKMESLIREFRLEKVRKNLGDRLSGGERRRCEIARCLAIDPKFIMLDEPFAGVDPIAVEDIQHIVWRLKFRNIGILITDHNVHETLNITDRAYLLFEGRILFKGTPEELAANKIVKEKYLGTDFVLQKKDFQLLDQRKRAQEDTLEVAAPQEKFL; encoded by the coding sequence ATGGTTTCAGTAAAGTTCATTATCATGCTGGATTTGCAAAAAGAGAAAGATAACGCAGAGTTTGATAAGATTGTTGTACGCCCCGAAGGCGAGGGGAGCATCCTCCGCACGGACAGATTGGTGAAACGGTACGGAAAGCGTACGGTTGCCAATGGTGTGAGCATCAATGTCAAACAGGGAGAAATCGTGGGACTGCTCGGACCGAATGGTGCGGGCAAGACGACATCGTTCTATATGACGACTGGTCTGGTCGTTCCGAACGAGGGACATGTATATATTGACGACCAGGAGATTACCAACTTCCCAGTCTACAAACGTGCCCGTGCCGGCATCGGCTATCTTCCGCAGGAGGCGAGTGTCTTCCGCAAGATGAGTGTGGAGGATAATATCATGAGCGTGCTGGAGATGACGAAGCTGTCGAAGCAGGAACGTATCGACAAGATGGAAAGTCTTATCCGCGAGTTCCGACTGGAGAAGGTGCGCAAGAACCTCGGTGACCGTCTTTCCGGTGGTGAGCGTCGCCGTTGCGAGATAGCCCGTTGCCTGGCTATCGACCCGAAATTCATCATGCTCGATGAACCGTTTGCAGGTGTCGACCCTATTGCCGTTGAGGATATTCAGCACATCGTATGGCGTTTGAAGTTCCGTAATATCGGTATTCTCATCACCGACCATAATGTACACGAGACGCTGAACATCACCGACCGTGCCTATCTTCTCTTCGAGGGGCGCATCCTCTTCAAGGGTACGCCAGAGGAACTGGCTGCCAACAAGATTGTTAAGGAGAAGTACCTCGGTACAGACTTCGTCCTGCAGAAGAAAGACTTTCAGCTGCTCGACCAGCGTAAACGGGCGCAGGAGGATACCTTGGAGGTTGCTGCTCCGCAGGAAAAGTTCTTGTAG
- the tig gene encoding trigger factor, whose protein sequence is MKISFENPDKVNGLMTITVEEADYKDEVEKTLKDYRKRANVPGFRQGQVPMGLIKRQYGPQVKMDAINKILGENLQKYIADNKIQMLGQPMGSESQEAVDLEKPAPYEFKFDIAVAPEFKIELNGKNKIDYYEIAVDDKLIDQQVEMFQSRAGRYDKAESFDPEQRDMLKGDLRELDENGNTLEGGITVEGASLMPQYIKVEDQKKLFDGAKTGDIITFNPTAAYPDNDIEVSSLLKIKKEEVAEHKGNFSYQITEISRFVKAENNAELWKGVYGEDADIKDEAAFRKTIADGLTAQLKGDSDYKFVQDLRAYCEKKVGELTFPDAILKRIMLANNQDKGEEFVEKNYAQSIKELTWHLIKEQLAKDNNIKVEDDDVRESARQMARAQFAQYGMTNIPEDYLNGYADEMLKKRENIDSFVEAALDRKIAAAIKEVVKLNVKTVSLEEFNKLVSEQ, encoded by the coding sequence ATGAAAATTTCATTTGAGAATCCCGACAAAGTGAACGGTTTGATGACCATCACTGTTGAGGAAGCTGATTACAAGGATGAGGTTGAGAAAACCCTCAAGGATTATCGCAAGCGTGCCAATGTTCCTGGTTTCCGTCAGGGTCAGGTGCCTATGGGACTGATTAAGCGTCAGTATGGTCCACAGGTGAAGATGGATGCTATCAATAAGATTCTTGGTGAGAACCTCCAGAAATATATTGCTGACAACAAGATTCAGATGCTGGGTCAGCCAATGGGTTCTGAGTCTCAGGAAGCTGTTGACTTGGAGAAGCCAGCTCCTTACGAGTTCAAGTTTGATATTGCTGTAGCTCCAGAGTTCAAGATTGAACTGAACGGAAAGAATAAGATTGACTACTACGAGATTGCAGTTGACGACAAACTGATTGACCAGCAGGTGGAGATGTTCCAGAGTCGTGCAGGTCGCTATGACAAGGCGGAGTCTTTCGACCCAGAGCAGCGTGATATGCTGAAGGGTGACCTCCGTGAGTTGGATGAGAATGGAAACACACTCGAGGGTGGTATCACCGTTGAGGGTGCATCATTGATGCCACAGTATATCAAGGTTGAAGACCAGAAGAAGCTCTTTGATGGTGCTAAGACTGGTGACATCATCACTTTCAACCCGACAGCAGCTTACCCGGACAATGATATCGAGGTTTCTTCACTCTTGAAGATCAAGAAAGAGGAAGTTGCAGAGCACAAGGGTAACTTCTCTTATCAGATTACTGAGATTTCACGCTTCGTAAAGGCTGAGAACAATGCTGAACTTTGGAAGGGTGTTTACGGTGAGGACGCTGACATCAAGGATGAAGCTGCTTTCCGCAAGACTATTGCTGACGGATTGACAGCACAGTTGAAGGGTGATTCTGACTATAAGTTTGTTCAGGACCTCCGTGCTTACTGCGAGAAGAAAGTAGGCGAGCTGACATTCCCGGATGCTATCCTGAAGCGCATTATGCTGGCTAACAACCAGGATAAGGGCGAGGAGTTTGTAGAGAAGAACTACGCTCAGAGCATTAAGGAGCTGACATGGCACCTGATTAAGGAGCAGTTGGCTAAGGACAACAACATCAAGGTTGAAGACGACGATGTTCGTGAGAGTGCTCGTCAGATGGCTCGTGCACAGTTCGCTCAGTATGGTATGACCAATATTCCAGAGGACTATCTGAATGGTTATGCTGATGAGATGCTGAAGAAGCGTGAGAATATTGACTCATTCGTTGAGGCTGCTCTTGACCGTAAGATCGCTGCTGCCATCAAGGAGGTAGTTAAGCTGAACGTTAAGACTGTAAGTCTTGAAGAGT